A section of the Triticum dicoccoides isolate Atlit2015 ecotype Zavitan chromosome 7A, WEW_v2.0, whole genome shotgun sequence genome encodes:
- the LOC119329537 gene encoding uncharacterized protein LOC119329537: MEKTVALALLLLFTLLTTTHRFADGQAYCRSQISLANEACNLRTFPGSRPPYVPRQLLNETSTSTTPGSKDYELRSRDDDDDDDDDNDEGGEHEGRHRRRQRHRHSADNSDPRDTACCRRLMSIDNSCICQASARLPVFMTSVWHVIKLTPVEGCEVTYECPGALSPLG; the protein is encoded by the coding sequence ATGGAGAAAACCGTAGCACTAGCTCTGCTGCTACTCTTCACTCTCCTGACCACGACACATCGGTTCGCGGATGGCCAGGCCTACTGCCGGTCGCAGATCAGCCTCGCAAACGAGGCCTGCAACCTGAGGACCTTCCCGGGGTCGAGGCCCCCCTACGTGCCCCGGCAGCTACTCAACGAAACATCCACGTCGACGACACCCGGCAGCAAGGACTACGAGCTTCGGTcccgggacgacgacgacgacgacgacgatgacaacgATGAAGGGGGAGAACATGAGGGGCGGCACCGGCGTCGACAGCGGCACCGCCACAGCGCCGACAACAGCGACCCGCGTGACACAGCCTGCTGCCGCCGGCTGATGTCCATCGACAACTCGTGCATCTGCCAGGCGTCGGCGCGCCTCCCGGTGTTCATGACCTCGGTGTGGCACGTCATCAAGCTCACGCCGGTGGAGGGCTGCGAGGTCACCTACGAGTGCCCTGGCGCCTTGTCACCGCTGGGCTGA